The DNA sequence AGGGACGAATACTGCAATCTCATCTGGAAATTATTTAGATTTCAATCTAACCCTAGCAACACAGAGTTCTGTAAGCCTCGTTTCCCCCATCCCTcgttctgtctctatttctcttctctcatctctaACGACGATCTATAGGTAGCTTTCTTTTTCATCGTTTGCCTCTTATGCGCGCAGCTCTGAATAAATGTCAAGGATCTCAACTCTAAAGCATTGCAGAACTGATGGTAACAGCGGGGTCCCCGCAAAGCCCAGGGAAACAGGTTTCACCTGGGCCCCTGCGCCCAAAGCATTAGCATTCTCTAAAAGAGCAGGCAACTGGGGCTTTTCCTAAGGGAAGGTATGAAATCAGGGAAGTGGCCTGTTTGTCTGCAGGTATGTTCACATAAACCCCAAGCCCTGGAGAAGCTGCGCGGCCAAGGAAtcttcctccctgctcccccgcccccgccagtggagggcgggggggggggcagaaaacgcctcaaaagagggagggaaaggagctgGTGAGGCCGAGTAGAAGAGAGGTGCTGGCCTCCAAAGCCTCTGCAGGTAGATCAGACAAGTGGGCCGGGCGCTTGCTCCCGCTCACCCCACCCCGCCGCACCCCTCGGCCGCCCGGGCCCGGCCTTCCCGAGCCCGCCGCTCCGCAGGTTCCCCAGGAGGCAAGACGCGGGACCCGAAGCTGAAGTTACCTTGAAGCTCCTGGGGAAGAATCGGAAGATGATCTGTGGCTGCGCGGAGTGGGCTGCGAGCTAGGGGCCGCGGCGGGGGCGGGCGATGGCCCGGGACGCACGGTGGGAGGTCCGGGCAGCAGCGGAGAGACCCGGGCTACTATAGCCGTCCGGGGCGACGTCCCTCCGGTTCCGCGGTAGCGGCAGTGTTTCTAGGCCTCTCGGCTGGCCCCGAACCTCAGCGCTCCGGCAGTGGCAGCGGCGGCCTCACGAGCCTCCCCCGCGGGCCCGTCCCATCAAATCGGCACCGACCCGGTTGCGGCTCCGCCGGCGGCTCTTCGTTCACATTCCCGGCGGGCGGCGCCTCTGCTCGTTGCACCGGacccggcggcggcggcggcggcggcggcagcggcagcggcgacgcggggagggggaggagggagagagcctGGATTTGCAGCGGCAGCAAGCACGGGAGTCGGGAGGAAGAGTTGGAGCCGCCTGAGCCGCCGCTGCCAGAGCCGCCGTTCGCTACCGGCGCAGGGTCCCCGTCAgtgcccctttctctctcctattGTCAATATCACCGGGCGGCTGAGTCCATGGCACAGGCGCAACCGAACCTCCTGGCTAGCAGAGCCCGCCTCCGACGCCCGCCCACTGGAGACTTCAAACGGGAAGCGAGACTTCATTGGCCTCCGCGCGCCTTCACTCCCAGGCCAGCAAGTTCGGCTGAGAGCTGATCGGGGATTGGCGGCGCGGGGGGGCGGAGAAACAGGAGGGTGTGAAGAGACGGGGCCCTCGATTGGGCGAGTCGCGGGGGACCCGGATGCTACCGTGAGCTCGGGCGACCGGGCCGCCGCTTCCGCCAGGGCGCCTGAAGTGGGGAGCTGCAGTGTCTGCTAGGCCTGAGGGGAGCTCGGCGGGCGCACACAGGACTGGAGCTTCGGCCTGGCGGGACCCTGTGGACCGCGAGCGTCTTCACCCGGGATTCCGAAGGTCACAGGGAGGCAGCCCCGGTGCCTTCACCGTTCAGCCCGCAGAGCCCCACTCAGCACGGAACCCACGGTCCCCTGCGCCCTGTGGAAACGCGGCCATGGAAGCCGGCCGAaaaagcccccccacccccccccgtgGCCTTCCTTTGCTCAACCGGTGGGAGGCCTGGCCACCGGTTGGACTCTCACCTGGTTCTCCCCCAAAAGTCAGTTCTGAGTATCAGCTCCTTGATGCCCCTGCCAAGCTCGCTAGGGGCCTGCGCTCCGGTAGTTTATGCAGATGGCAACTCTGCAGTATCCCATTCAGAATACCCGCATTCTCCCTTTCAGGACTCCGAAATACCCAGCCCCCAGCTTGACAGATTTTAATTGACAGAGTCTGAATTTAAACAGAAGACTTACCTCTATCTAGACGAGGACTAAAATGCGTATATGTTTTTGCATCATTGGTGAGCACTAGGCCAAATGATACATATCCAAAGAATATTCTTAAACCATCAGTCAGTTTGAATGCAGGCTACATACAAtagttgaaggaaaaaaaatccttaatacTAACTACAAAGATCAAACTACCAGCTGCTCAAAATTTGGAAATCTGGGAGgggaaatacaggagaaataaTAATACTCATAATCCATAAGCTCAAGATAACTACTGTCATTTTGATGTAGTTTTAGTATTGTATttcgtatatatgtatatacacacaagtatatatatatttatatatgtatacatatatgtatacatgcatacacacatgtatgtatattcttttttaaactcAAATGCTTCATGCTGTAGCCGAGTTTTTCTCTCGGTATCATGTCCTGTTCTGTATAGTTAGggaatatacatttataaagctCTCTGTGTCAGACCCACAAGTGCTAACAGTGCATTTGCGTTTCAGGATTGTTGCAAATTTCTATCCAGTTGGGTAGAAAAACAATTCTGTGCTATGAAAAAGAATGTTACTACCCTGAACTGAAATGGAAAAGACAGcttaaaagaaagcaggctcCCCCTATTGACTCCAGAAGACTGGATGATGGTGACTGTCTGGCCGAATGTCCATTTTTGCCCTAATAAAATTCATTACCGTATGCTGCATACTTATATGGAATTCCAGTCTGGTTCCTGCCTTCAAGTAACTTATATTTCCATACTTAAGTCTTTAGAAATGTTTAGTATCCGAGCCAAGCAGAGACTGTTTCTTCAATGTCTGATTGGTAAACgcaaaaattaaaaccaagaaaGATTTTGAAGCCAACTCAATTTCCCTTGGCAACGGTTGAACCGTTAAAAAGTAGTGCACGTTTGAAATGCTCACAGCTGTTGCTTAGAACATTTCACATTTTGTAGAGTGAGGATTTTGCTTGCAAATTATGGATGGCTATAAAGACAATTCATTTCAAAgtcatttcattttctataaaatagCTCAACAACTGAAATGAGcaggtcttttttttcttatttttttctttcttttttagttttgagcagttcttttttaatatggaaACATCCTTGTCTATGTGGGGTTTATTCTCTGGGCCAATAATCTCATAAGGAGATCTATAGATCCCAGGGGAAGTGGGGTGTTCTCCAAGGATAGTGCAAGGCAATCATTTTGcaatgcagaagaaaaaaaatgaagacatttatgCTTAAGAGGAGGCATTAAGCTCAACATTCGATATACAGAAAGAATGGCCCATTGGCTAGAGCAGTATAGATGTCCTCAGGGAAAAGCAGGAAGTGCCCATCCACAGAGGATAGCAGAAGGGGGTCTCTTCTACTTGTTGTGACACCCTGTGTTTGCTGGGTTTGATGAGTGTATTATTAGGTTTAATTAAACTAGACCTACAAAGCTGACAAATGACCTTACAAGAGTCTCATAGTGGAACAATTGAAAAAGCAAATAATAGAAACATCTATTATAAAATCTTTGACAGCCCTCCTTCAGAGTAAAGTGGCAATCTAATAAGTCCAACCATATTTTAACTTAAATAGCAAAATTGTCAAAAGAATTTGAAATGTACCTTCACATCCATCATCACCAGCAGTGAACAATGTCCTAAGAGCAAACGTTAAATGACCGAGTCCTAAGGTAAGGAAGCTGTGTGTGCCTAGTTTatgaacaaatatacatatatttagaatACGTGCTCCCAAAAAAATGTGCAGATGGAGATGCATGAACAAAGAAATTTGGTGACTGCTATCCTAGATATAAACAGAAAGACATTATAGTCATGGGGAGGCCATTATCAAGTGACAAATTTTAGTTCATTGTTACCACATGAAAGTATCCAGTATCCAGATCTCAAAGCTGAGCTTATGTGGATCTATTGGCAGTCTAAGCACATGATTAGAAGACATAGGGTATCAAGTGGTAGCTATGTAGTAACAAACTGAAGCGTCACAGAACCCATTATCCCTTAGACACATCTTCAGAGGTAAACTAGTCTCATTTGCTaggagatgggaggcaggagTCCATGAAGCTAGTTATGGACCAAGGTAAGAAGACTGGGGAAGCTGTGGCAACAGCTGCTTAGGACAACAGAGACAGGTGTAACCCACTCAGCTACTGTACCCAAGGGACTGATGTCATGTTTCTTTATACTGCATTTATCCACGAGGAAACACCCTCAGCAGTGACATTTTCTTGAATCATAATTTTAGTGCGGCAATTACATTTTCAGATAGACTCCAAAGGTCAGAGCTCTTTTACGGCTCTCCGTGTGGCTAACATGGCTAATCATGGCTCCAGATGCCAACGGTTATGTGCTCTAGACCCCATGTAGCAGTCTGAGCTGCAGTCTAAACTGATAGCAGTGACTATCGAAGAACCTTTACGCAGCCTTACTGGAAGTTTCTGTGACGGATCCAGGAAGAAAAAGCAGCTTTATGGTCACTGAGGGGgaaagtggggagaggaggggctggGACATGACACCATCCATAAAATGCCTGCCCTGAAAGTAtaagacctgagttcatatcctcAGCATTCAcatctaccaaaaaaaaaaaggatgtgtgtGCAGCCATGTGCATCTGTAACTAGCACAGGGAGGATAGATGGGTGGGCTCTCAGACCTCACTCGCCAGCCAGTTATAGCCCAATGGTGAGCAGTCCAGTGCGAGGCCCCGTCTcaaaagacaggagaaaagaccagatgttgacctctggtcttcacacacacacacatacacacacacacacacacacacacacacacacacacacacacacacaagcttcaAATATACTTTATTTCCCAGAGAATAAactacaaacaaaataatataccaagCAATACTTTTGCTTGTGAAATCGTCAGTTTGCACAATTAAATGACACCAAAGCTGTACCAACTTATAATCATAATGGGAATACAGActctgaggtcagaggtcatccaGCTGTGCCCTAGCCTTATTTCCTCACAGATAACTAAGCAAACTCAATCTTAACCTGGGCTTAGCCTCCAGACTTAAGTGAGGGTCAGTATCTACTACAGGCATACTAACCGCTCAGAACTTACTAGCACAGgcatcctttttctttctaagactttttatCCATCTACAAACTTTTTGTTTTCCCCCTATTGCCCTTCATCACTTTATTCTGGCATTCCTCCTgtgacaggaagtagaaaggagctGGGAAATTAGAGAAATGCATTTCCACGCTAAGTGATAGAACTGTGTGGGAGCATTCATTAGCAACAGCAGGCTTGCACTTCACAATAGCCATATATTTTTGAAAGTTACAAGAAAAGGAGAATAGTTGTTTAAAACAAAGATCAGTTGATCTCTACCTTCATTTCTAGGCGGTTCAAACTATTTTTTGCTCTAAGCTTTAcctgtctctcttcttcactGTAACTTCAAGAACTGTACTCGGGAGCCAGCTGGACATGGGGCAtagacctgtaattccagcccttgggaggctgaagtgGAAGAATCGTGAGTACTGGCCAGCTTGTGCTACAGAGGGAGAGTCTGGATCCAGTCTGAGATACTGGGGGTGGGACGAGGTGAAAAAAATTCATCCCAGGTGGAGCACCAGGACAAGCCAAAGAAATAATtccagaggaggaaagagagacaattctCTCTAAGGGTGTGGCCCCTGATAGGTCAACCATGCTTCAGTGGTTCTCCCCACACCCATGAGTATAAGAGCAGCACGAGTCAGATTTATTGtgctataaaaaatattaaaaagaggacatgaaaatGGGATGAAAGAGGGAGAGTGGAAAGTGGATGTAGGAGGAGATGCagtgaggaggaagggaagtgaaTATCAAATACACTAATGCATGCATGAAAGACGTAATTAAAAAATCATATTCTTAAAATTCAGCCTGTAGTACAAATCAAGGCCTATCTCAAATAATGCCACGCTAGCACCAGGACTCTTGTATCTCcatcttttcattgtgtcataAGGCTATGTCAAGTGATTGATCATGTAACATTTGCATCTGCATTCGGCCacttatactttttgtttgtttgtttgttttgtttttgttttttgagacagggtttctctgtgtagtcctggctgtcctggaactcactctgtagaccaggctggtcttgaactcagaaatccacctgcttctgcctcctaagtgctgggattaaaggtgtgtgccaccactgcccgctggCCACTTATACTCTTAAGATGTTTGCACCATCATGTACTAGGAAAGGTGCATGGGGCCCCAAAACATCTGGTAATTTATATACACATTAATGATTAGTAGGAGGAGTGAGAAACTTTTTTTTAGTGATAATAGTCTCTGGTAAGGAGGCCATACTCCTGTCAATAACCTTAAGGAAAGTCACTGAGtccatgagaagaaaaataaaaaccaaacatgaaattagaaaattaagaaagaagCATATAGCAGGAGtcaggggagaaaaagaaggcaaGGGTAGGAATGTGTGTGAATAGAAtccaaatacattatatacatatactaaaatgtcataacaaaatccattttgtataattaatatctgttaataaagattctttagaaaaaaattaatccacTCTATTTCTGGGACCTGCCATCATAGGCCACATTCATACCAAAACTGTGAAGAATGCGGCCCAGATCACCATTCTGGATAAATGCCTTCCACGCCAACAAGTGTGTGCAAGGTCTCCATTTTCTCCAGAAAGAATGATTTAGCAGATCCAGGGAGGACCTGTGAGACATATCTCTATCCAGTTGtcggaggaggagagggaggagagataaTTATGTTCCTGAGGTCTCAGCCCTGGATCAGGAGATCGCTGAGGAGAAGCTGACACCAGGGAAGTGACGAAGCTTCTGGACTCTGGCAATCCTTCCTCTCTGCAGGTCACTCAGCCCATGCTGGGGGATGAGTTTCAAAACATGATATAGAGATGTTGGAATCTGGTCTGTAGTATTTTCAATAAACCTGGGAACTATTTTAAGAGGGCAAATTAAATAAGAGGTAGAACTAAATTAAGTTTTTCACCCAAGTCTAGCCTAGTGAACtagtgagtttattggggttacctACAGGAGTCCAGGCAAGGTGTTATATAAGAACTCGGTTGACTCAAAAGCAACtacactgccaaaaaaaaaaaaaacccaccccagCATAGGTAACAACTCACAACAGTGTCCTTGGAGCCACCTACACAATTTGCAGACAGTTCAATCAGAGGTTTTCCCCTCCCCATCAACTGTCAATCAGCTATAACCTTAGAGAGGGGCCCTGTGAGTTTCCTAACTTTCAGGAGCTTCCTAAGCCTAGTGAgttggattttctttcttaactGTTTCATTTACTTTCTGAGGCTGACcaacttttctctttcctcctggagGGAACCTTCCACCTAGAAACAGCTACATAACACTCAACCACacagagagactgtgtctcagaaaaaaacta is a window from the Mastomys coucha isolate ucsf_1 unplaced genomic scaffold, UCSF_Mcou_1 pScaffold6, whole genome shotgun sequence genome containing:
- the LOC116081057 gene encoding uncharacterized protein LOC116081057; translated protein: MSDLSKKFHIALASRLAPNLSAPAVAAAASRASPAGPSHQIGTDPVAAPPAALRSHSRRAAPLLVAPDPAAAAAAAAAAAATRGGGGGREPGFAAAASTGVGRKSWSRLSRRCQSRRSLPAQGPRQCPFLSPIVNITGRLSPWHRRNRTSWLAEPASDARPLETSNGKRDFIGLRAPSLPGQQVRLRADRGLAARGGGETGGCEETGPSIGRVAGDPDATVSSGDRAAASARAPEVGSCSVC